The Streptomyces sp. ICC1 DNA window ACCCGGCGATATCCGCCCACGGCTGGAGCGTGCGCTCCAACTCCGGCGGCCCCGGCGTCCCGGGGGCGGCCTGGTCGCCCGAGAACGTGACCTTCGCGGCCGAGGGCGGGAACACCATCATGAACATGGAGACCTCCACGGCCGGCTCGGGCGAGAGCACCAAGCAGACCGAGATCCTCACCAAGGCGATGAAGTTCAAGAACGGCACCTACGCGGCGCGGGTGAAGTTCTCCGACGCGCCGAAGTACGGCCCGGACGGCGACCACCTCGTGCAGACCTTCTTCCCCATCAACGACCTCAAGGCCCCGATGGCCGACGACTACGCCGAGTACGACTTCGAGTACCTGCCCAACGGCGGCTGGGGCGAGCCCTCGAACATCCTCTACACCACGTCCTGGGAGACCTACCGCCCCGACCCGTGGGAGGCCGTCAACCAGCACACCGAGTCCCGGACGAGCTACGCGGGCTGGCACGACCTGGTCCTCACCATCGACAACAACGCCATCACCTACTACGTCGACGGCCAGGTCTTCGGCACCCACGACGCCAGGTACCTGCCCGAGCGGCCCATGTCGATCAACTTCAACCAGTGGCTGATCGACCTGAACGGCCAGCCGGGCTCCGCGCCCCGCGCCTACGACCAGAAGGTCGACTACGTCCTGCACGTCAAGGACCAGGTCCTCACCCCGGCCCAGGTCGCCGCCAAGGTGGGCGCCTACCGCACCGCGGGCACGGCCTTCGTCGACGAGGTCCCGAACGGCTGACCCCGAACCGCCGACCCGCCGCCGCACACGCGGGCGCGCGGGCGCGCTCCGGGGTCCGCCGCCCCGGAGCGCGTCCGCGCGGCCCGCTCAGAACCGCAGCGCCCACCCGTCGAGGTACCCGGTGTGCCCGGCGAAGGCGTCGAACACGCGCAGTCTCCACACCCCGCCGGCCGTCTCCGAGGAGGCGTCCACCGTGTACAGCGCGACGAGGTCGCCCTCGCCCCAGCCCGTGTACTCGTCCTTGACCGGGTACGCCGTCCCGTCGGGCGCGATCAGGTCGATCCGAAGGGTCCCGGAGTTCGGGTGTTTGACGTAGACCTCCACGTCCAACTGGGCGGGGGCGCGGCCCGGGACACCGCTGACCGTGATCGGGGACTCGATGGTCTCCAGGTCCCCGACCGGGTGGTCGGCGGTGCTGGCGAAGCGTTTGCCGGGCGCCTTGTTCGGCGCGCCGCCCACGTAGAGGGCGCGGTCGGGGGAGCCCGGGCCGGCGTCGAGCACCACGCCGGTGGTGGCCGAAGCGGTCAGGGCGCCGGCCACCTGGGCCGGGGTGGCCGTGCGGTGGTCGGCGAGGTACAGCGCCGCCGCCCCCGCGACGTGCGGGGTGGCCATCGAGGTGCCGGACATGACGGTGCTCCAGTCGTCACCCCAGGAGACGGCCGAGGTGATGAAGTCGCCGGGTGCGAACAGGTCGACCAGCCGCCCGAAGTTGGAGTACGAGGAGCGCGCGTCGTGGTCGCTCACCGCCCCGACCGTCAGCGCCTGGGAGACCCGGGCGGGCGAGTGCCCGGAGGCGTCCATGCTCTGGTTGCCCGCGGCCACCGCGTAGGTGATGCCGGAGGCGATGGAGCCCCGCACGGCCGCGTCCAGCACGTCGTCGGGATCCCCGCCCAGGCTCATGTTCGCGACGGCCGGCTTCACGGCGTTGCGGGTGACCCAGTCGATCCCGGCGACCACCTGCTCGGTCGTTCCCTCCCCGTACCAGTCGAGCACCCGGACGGCCACGACCTTCGCCTTCTTGGCCGTGCCGAAGGTGGTGCCCACGAGGGTCCCGGCGACGTGCGTGCCGTGCCCGTGGGAGTCGTCGGCCTCGAAGTCGTCCTCGATCGCGTCGTAGCCGTAGGAGGCGCGGCCGCCGAAGTCCTGGTGGGTGATGTTGATCCCGGTGTCGATGACGTACGCGGTCACGCCCTGCCCGCCCGAGTTCGGGTACGCGTAGGCCTCGTTCAGCGGCCGTCGGCGCTGGTCGATCCGGTCCACGCCCCACGAGGGCGGGTTCGGCTGGGTGGCGTCGAGCCGCATCCTGCGGTTCTGCGCGACGCGTGCGACGGCCGGATCGGCCGCGAGCCGGCGGGCCTGGCGCTCCGTCATCCGGACGGCGAAGCCGTTGACCGCCGAGTCGTACGTCCGGCGGACCGTGCCGCCGAACCGTTCGACCACGGCCCGGCCGCGGTCCGTACGGGAGCCGGCGCGGGCCGGGTCCAACAGGACGAGGTAGCTGTCGGCGACGGCTCCGGGTGCGTCGGCGTACTGGACGCGGCCCTCCGGCGGAGCCGCGGCGATGGCCCCGGTGTCCACCCCGAGCGCGAGCGCCGAGGCCAGTGCGAGTGCGGCTCCGTACCGCCGCCACAACGGTGATCGCATGATCATGGGAATCGGTACCCCCCCTGGGTCGTCCGCCAAGACTGCGACGCCCCGGAGCGCCGCACAAGGGCGCCCGCACGGGAGGAACCCGGCCCGGACGGCGCCGCCTCCGATACCAGTGCCCCCAAGGCCGAGCTGGTCATCGCCGGGCTCACCCCGGTGGGCTGAGCGATGGACCTCTCCCACGCCGCCCGCGACTTCGACGCCCCCGTCGACCGGCACGGCACCTGGTGCACCCAGTGGGACTGCGTCGAGGACCGCTTCGGGGTCCCCGGCCTGCTCCCCTTCACCATCTCCGACATGGACTTCGAGACCGCCTCCGAGGTGCTCGCCGCCCTGCGCGGCCGCCTGGAGCACAGAGTCCGGCCGCTGGGCGATCGTCACCTCGGCCTCCAAGTCCTTCAACGTCCCTGCGCTGACCGGCAGTTGCGGGATCTTCGGCGACGCCGACTCCTGCGCGCGCCATCTGACGCGGCTCAAGGACGCGGACGGTCTGTCCTCCCCGGCGGTGCTCTCCGTCGCCGGGCACATCGCCGCGTACCGGGAGGGCGGGCCCTGGCTCGACGCGCTCACCGCCCACGGCCGCGGGCCTTTGATCGAAGGTCCGATGTGCAAACGAAACGGGTCCCGGCCGCACCGCGCGGCCGGGCCCGGGCCGGCCGGGGTGCGGACGGAGGGCTGGCGGAAGGGGATGCGGAACCGGCTAAGGTGTACGCCCATCAAGGTCACGCACCGCAAGCCGACCAGCCCAAGGAGCGACCCCATGCCGATGCCCGCCCCGTTCTCCCATACCGCCGGCCCCGTCTCGGCCCGGCCCTGCCCGGCCGCCGCCGTCCCCCTGCCCCGGATCGCCGAACCGCGCGAGGTGGCCCCGGCGGACGCACGCGAGCTGTCGAGACTGTTCTTCCGCCGGCTCCGCGAGCTCGCGGAAGGCACCCCCGAACACCGTTACGTACGTCACACGCTCGTCGAGATGAACGCCTCGCTCGTCCAGTTCGCCGTCCGCCCCTTCCGCAGCCGCGGCGACGGCGGCGACCTCGAAGACCTCGTCCAGGTCGGCACCATCGGCCTGATCAAGGCCATCGACCGGTTCGACCCGGCCCGCGAGATCGAGTTCTCCTCCCTCGCCATGCCGTACATCACCGGCGAGATCAAACGGCACTTCCGCGACACCACTTGGGCGGTCCGCGTCCCGCGCCGGCTCCAGGAGCTGCGCATCGACCTCGCCAAGGCCAAGGAGGAGCTGACGGCCCTGGTCGGCCGCCCGCCGACGGTCGCGGACCTCGCCGCACACCTCTCCCTGACGGAAGAAGAGGTCATCGAGGGCCTCGTCGCCGCCAACGGCCACACCAGCGGCTCCCTCGACGCCCCGCAGGCCGAGCGCGCGGACGGCCGCACCGAAGGCCACAGCCTCGCCGAGACCATGGGGGCCGAAGAGCCCGCACTGGAGCACGTCGAGGACATCCAGACCCTGGCGCCGCTGCTGGAACGGCTCACCGACCGCGAGCGCCGCATGCTGTCGATGCGCTTCGGCGAGGAGCTCACCCAGGCCCAGATCGGCACCGCCCTCGGCATCTCGCAGATGCAGGTCTCGCGCCTCCTGACCCGGGTGCTCGCGCATTTGCGCGCCTCCATGCTGGCCGACCCGGAGCTGGGCGAAGCCGTGGCCCCGCAGCAAGCGGAACCCGCCGCGCAGGGCGCAGCCGAGGGCGCGGGCGCCGACGTACCGTAGGTGACATGACTCACTTCACCGTTTGCACCGGTTAAGGCGGGGCAGTAGCGCTGCTGGAGCGGACCCGTCCGCCGGCCCACAGCGGCCGGGGCGCGGGAGACGGGTGGATCCCGTCGCGCTCCACGGCCCGCCGGTCGCAGTCATGCCGGTGGGCCGTTCCCGGTACGACCCGTGAGGTGTATGTGTCCACGCTCATAGCCGAGCACGTGTACAAGGTCTTCGGCAGGGGACCCGAGAACGGCACTGCCGTCGCGAAGGCGGTCCGCGAGCTGGAGAGCGGCGCCACCGACCGCGAGGCCCTGCGCGCGGAAGGGACGACGGCCGCGGTCATCGACGCCTCGTTCCGCGTCGAGCCCGGCCAGATCTTCGTCGTCATGGGCCTGTCGGGTTCCGGCAAGTCCACGCTGCTGCGCATGCTCAACGGGCTCCTGGAGCCCACCGCCGGACGCATCCTCTTCGACGGCGAGGACCTCACCGCGCTCTCCGCGCGCGAGCTGCGCCGCGTGCGGTCCACCAAGATCAGCATGGTCTTCCAGCACTTCGCGCTGTTCCCCCACCGCAGTGTCCTGGAGAACGCCGGATACGGACTGGAGGTCCAGGGCGTCCCCCGGGCCGAGCGCGAACGGCGGGCCGCCGAGGCGCTCGCCCTGTGCGGGCTCGGCGGCTGGGAGAACTCCTGGCCCGACGAGCTCTCCGGCGGCATGCAGCAGCGCGTGGGCCTCGCCCGCGCGCTGGCCACCGACGCCGATCTGCTGCTGATGGACGAGTCGTTCAGCGCGCTCGACCCGCTGATCCGCCGCGACATGCAGGACCAGCTGCTCGAACTCCAGCAGAGCCTCGGCAAGACCATCGTGTTCATCACGCACGACCTCAACGAGGCCATGCGGCTCGGCGACTCCATCGCCGTCATGCGCGACGGCCGCATCGTCCAGCAGGGCACGGCCGAGGACATCCTCACCCGCCCCGCCGACGACTACGTCGCCTCCTTCATCCAGGACGTGGACCGCTCGCGCGTGCTCACCGCCGACGCCGTCATGACGGACGCCGCCGCGGACCTGGCGGCCTGCGACTGCCCGACCGTCGCCGCCGACACCCCGCTCGCCGACCTGTGCGCCGTCAGCGCCCGCGTCCCGCACCCCGTCGCCGTCACCGACGCGGCCGGCGCCGTCGTCGGCTCCGTCGATCAGGGTCGCCTCGTCGCCTTCATCGGCGACGAGCGACGCGCACCGCTGCGCTGCGCGGAGGTGGCCGCGTGATGCCCCGCCTGCACCTCGGCGCCTGGGTCGACAGCGGTGTCGACTTCCTGCAGAGCCACCTGTCCTGGCTGTTCGACGCCATCAGCTCCGTCGTCACCGGGCTGTACGACGGCATCGAAGCCGTCCTGTCCGCGCCGAACCCGCTGCTGCTGGCAGGCGTCCTCGCCGTCGCCGCGTGGTGGCTGCGCGGCCTGCTCGCCGCGCTGCTCGCCTTCGCGGGCTTCGCGCTCGTCGACTCCGTCGGCCTGTGGCCCGACGCCATGTCCACGCTCGCACTGGTCGTGGTCGCCACCCTGGTCACCCTGGTCATCGCGATCCCGCTGGGAATCTGGGCCTCGCGCTCCGACCGGGTCAGCGCGGTCCTCAAGCCCGTCCTGGACTTCATGCAGACCATGCCGGCGATGGTCTACCTCATCCCCGGCATCATCTTCTTCGGGGTGGGCGTGGTGCCCGGCATCATCGCCACCATCATCTTCTCGCTGGCCCCCGGCGTGCGGATGACCGAGCTCGGCATCCGCCAGGTCGACGCCGAACTCGTCGAAGCCGCCGACGCCTTCGGCACCACCCCGCGCGACACCCTCGTACGGGTCCAGCTCCCGCTGGCCCTGCCCACCATCATGGCGGGCGTCAACCAGGTCATCATGCTCGGCCTGTCCATGGTCGTCATCGCCGGCATGGTCGGCGGCGGCGGCCTCGGCGGCGCCGTCTACCGCGCCATCGGCAGCGTCGACATCGGCCTCGGCTTCGAGGCGGGCATCTCCATCGTCATCCTCGCCATGTACCTGGACCGGATGACCGGGGCGCTCGGCCGCCAGGTCTCCCCGCTGGGCCGCCGCGCCCTCGCCAAGGCGCGCTCCGCGGCCACCGGCAGGGCCAAGGTGTGGGGCCACCGGCCGCAGCCCGTCTTTGCGGTCGCCGCGGCCGTCGTGCTTTCCCTGGTCGCGGGCGGCCTCGGCGTCTTCGGCGACGCGGGGAAGTCCGAGGTCAACGCCTCCGGCGGGGCCGGGGTCAAGAACATCGGCAAGGGCCGCCAGGTCAGCATCGGCTACATCCCGTGGGACGAGGGCATCGCCTCGACCTACCTGTGGAAGGAGCTCCTGGAGCGCCGCGGCTACAAGGTCGACGCCCGCCAGCTGGAGCTCGGCGCGCTCTTCACCGGGCTCGCGGGCGGCCAGATCGACTTCCAGACCGACTCCTGGCTGCCCGTCACGCAGGCCGAGTACTGGAAGAAGTACGGGAACAAGCTCGACGACCTCGGCTCCTGGTACGGGCCCACCTCCATCGAGCTGGCGGTCCCCTCCTACGTGAAGGACGTCAAGACCCTCGCGGACCTGAAGGGCAAGGGCTCGCAGTTCAAGGGCCGAATCATCGGCATCGAGCCCAGCGCGGGCGCGATGGGCCTGCTCAAGGACAAGGTGCTGCCGCAGTACGGGCTCGACGGCGAGTACAAGGTCGTCGACGGCTCGACCCCGGGCATGCTCGCCGAGCTCAAGCGCGCCTACGAGAAGAAGGAGCCCGTCGCCGTCGTGCTCTGGTCGCCGCACTGGGCGTACGCCTCCTACGAGCTGACGAAGCTGGCGGACCCCGAGGGCGCGTGGGGCACGGGCGACGGCATCCACAGCATCGCCCGCAAGGGCTTCGCCGCCGACGAGCCGAAGATCGCCCAGTGGCTGCGCTCGTTCAAGATGACCGAGGCCCAGCTGACCGGACTGGAGGCCAAGATCCAGGAGGCCGGCAAGGGCAAGGAGCAGGAGGCCGTGCGGGCCTGGCTGGCGGACCACCCCGAGGTGGACAAGCTGGCGTGAGCCGCCGAGCCGGTCGTCGCGTCCGCAGGTGTGCGGGCGCCGGTGCGCGAAGGATCCGTCATGGGCCTTCGCGCACCGGCGCGTCGGGCCGAAGGTCCGGGGTGAGAGGGGGGAAGTTTTTGGGCATACACCTCTGACCAGCCAGAACACTGGAGGATTCACCCGTGCGGACAGGGGCCTGTCCATGGCACAGTGCGATCAGCCCAACCGTACGACCAGGGAGTCTCCATGCGCGATCCGCACTCCACGCAGCTGGCGGCCGCCCCCGAGCACCTGCCGGAGCCGAGCCCGCTGCCCCGCTGCCCGGTGTGCGAAGCGGCCCCGGAGCGCATCTCCTGGCGTCAGCGCCCGGGGGAGCCGGTGGACCTGGTCTTCGACCCCTGCGGCCACCGGCACACCTCCCCGGCGGCGCCCGTCCTGGCGGTCACCGCGCCCCCGGCCCGTGCGGCCCGTGCGGCTTCCGCAGCCCGTGCGGCTTCCGCGGTGCCCGCCGGCGTCCAGGTGCTCAGGGGCTCGGGACGGGTCCGCGCATGAGCTTGCTGATCCACTGGATGAGCCCGCCGTCGTACATGCCCGGGACGTAGGTGTAGGCGTCGTGGCCGCCGCCCTCGTCGATGTGGAGCATCGTCTTGACGGGGCCCTTGGTGTAGTCCTTGACGAACTTCTCGATCGGCGGCCGGTTCTGGACGTCGCTGCCCTTGGTGCCGACCTGGAAGGCGAGGTCGACCTCGGGACCCTTCCGGTCGATCAGCTTCTGCGCGAGCTCGGGCGGGCTGTTCTGCGCCTTCTCCTGCGGGTGGCCGTTCCACAGCCGTGAGTCGGGCCGGATGTCCGGCCCGCCGGCGATCACGGCGCGGAACGCGTCGGGCTTCTGGAGCACCGACTTGAGCCCGACCCCGGCCGCCGCCCCCGTCCCGCGGCAGGGCGCGCGGCTCGTCGAGGTGCACGGTGTCGCCGGTGTCGCCGGTGTCCGAGAATACGTCGAAGTACGTCAGAGCCCCCGCCGCCACCGCCGCGGCGGCCACCAGCGCGACCACGCCCCCGATCCACCTCCGCCGGGACGGCTTGCGGCGCGTTCCGTGGTTCATCGTGCAGACTCCCGAGCTCTGGTCCGAGGCGGCCGGTTCGGCCCGCCGGCGGGGAAGAGCGCGTACGGAAAGGCGCGGTTCACCACTAAAGGGTACGAAAAGGGCAAACGGCAGGTCGTGTGGATCCGCCGACCGGACCGGTGCACGACGATTGACAGTTCGTCAGCGGAGGCGCACGTTATATCGGCACCCCGATATAACGTCCAGGAGCTCCGGAGGCCCGGTGACACCCGAGCGCACCCCGCACCTCCCCGGCACTCCGCAGGCATCCCGCACTCCGCAGGCATCCCGCACCCCCCAGGCGCAGCGCAAGTCCGAGACCCGCTCGCGGCTCATCGACGCGGCCGCCGCGCTCTTCGCCCGCAAGGGGTTCCACGCGGTGTCCGCCGAGGCCGTCGCCGAGGCGGCCGGCCGCACCACGGGCGCCCTGTACAGCCACTTCGGGGGCAAGGAGGGGCTGCTGCTCGCGCTGCTCGAGGTCTGGAAGGAGCGCACCGCGCGGGAGCTGGCCGCCGAGATCGCGGCGGGCGACCCCGCCGATCCCGCCGTGCACTTCTCGGCGATGTGGGGGAGTCTGACCCGCCCGCACCCCGAACACGGCGACTCCTGGCTGCTGCTGGAGACGGAGCTGTGGCTGCACGCCGCCCGCGGCCCGCTCATCGGCGGCCGCCTCGCGCAGCGCTACGCCGAGATCC harbors:
- a CDS encoding cellulose binding domain-containing protein, with product MMRQAESIGVPWSTSSRAPRTPRDARRRTALALALTLTAGLGSAALTALPATAAADSVKVQYRTSATGATADQAEPWFKVVNNGSAAVSLNQVTFRYYFKADGPDVQYRFACSWAVKGCANITGTFGTPANPTATADRYLEIAFTAGAGTLAPGADTGDMQLRFHRADWQTLRQSDDFSFDAARTAYGDWDKVTARLGSATVWGTAPGGNVPDPTPTPTNPTPTPTNPTPTPTDPGPAGAALFDDFTYTSSADPAISAHGWSVRSNSGGPGVPGAAWSPENVTFAAEGGNTIMNMETSTAGSGESTKQTEILTKAMKFKNGTYAARVKFSDAPKYGPDGDHLVQTFFPINDLKAPMADDYAEYDFEYLPNGGWGEPSNILYTTSWETYRPDPWEAVNQHTESRTSYAGWHDLVLTIDNNAITYYVDGQVFGTHDARYLPERPMSINFNQWLIDLNGQPGSAPRAYDQKVDYVLHVKDQVLTPAQVAAKVGAYRTAGTAFVDEVPNG
- a CDS encoding S8 family peptidase, with the translated sequence MRSPLWRRYGAALALASALALGVDTGAIAAAPPEGRVQYADAPGAVADSYLVLLDPARAGSRTDRGRAVVERFGGTVRRTYDSAVNGFAVRMTERQARRLAADPAVARVAQNRRMRLDATQPNPPSWGVDRIDQRRRPLNEAYAYPNSGGQGVTAYVIDTGINITHQDFGGRASYGYDAIEDDFEADDSHGHGTHVAGTLVGTTFGTAKKAKVVAVRVLDWYGEGTTEQVVAGIDWVTRNAVKPAVANMSLGGDPDDVLDAAVRGSIASGITYAVAAGNQSMDASGHSPARVSQALTVGAVSDHDARSSYSNFGRLVDLFAPGDFITSAVSWGDDWSTVMSGTSMATPHVAGAAALYLADHRTATPAQVAGALTASATTGVVLDAGPGSPDRALYVGGAPNKAPGKRFASTADHPVGDLETIESPITVSGVPGRAPAQLDVEVYVKHPNSGTLRIDLIAPDGTAYPVKDEYTGWGEGDLVALYTVDASSETAGGVWRLRVFDAFAGHTGYLDGWALRF
- a CDS encoding SigB/SigF/SigG family RNA polymerase sigma factor; translated protein: MPAPFSHTAGPVSARPCPAAAVPLPRIAEPREVAPADARELSRLFFRRLRELAEGTPEHRYVRHTLVEMNASLVQFAVRPFRSRGDGGDLEDLVQVGTIGLIKAIDRFDPAREIEFSSLAMPYITGEIKRHFRDTTWAVRVPRRLQELRIDLAKAKEELTALVGRPPTVADLAAHLSLTEEEVIEGLVAANGHTSGSLDAPQAERADGRTEGHSLAETMGAEEPALEHVEDIQTLAPLLERLTDRERRMLSMRFGEELTQAQIGTALGISQMQVSRLLTRVLAHLRASMLADPELGEAVAPQQAEPAAQGAAEGAGADVP
- a CDS encoding betaine/proline/choline family ABC transporter ATP-binding protein (Members of the family are the ATP-binding subunit of ABC transporters for substrates such as betaine, L-proline or other amino acids, choline, carnitine, etc. The substrate specificity is best determined from the substrate-binding subunit, rather than this subunit, as it interacts with the permease subunit and not with substrate directly.), which gives rise to MSTLIAEHVYKVFGRGPENGTAVAKAVRELESGATDREALRAEGTTAAVIDASFRVEPGQIFVVMGLSGSGKSTLLRMLNGLLEPTAGRILFDGEDLTALSARELRRVRSTKISMVFQHFALFPHRSVLENAGYGLEVQGVPRAERERRAAEALALCGLGGWENSWPDELSGGMQQRVGLARALATDADLLLMDESFSALDPLIRRDMQDQLLELQQSLGKTIVFITHDLNEAMRLGDSIAVMRDGRIVQQGTAEDILTRPADDYVASFIQDVDRSRVLTADAVMTDAAADLAACDCPTVAADTPLADLCAVSARVPHPVAVTDAAGAVVGSVDQGRLVAFIGDERRAPLRCAEVAA
- a CDS encoding glycine betaine ABC transporter substrate-binding protein, whose protein sequence is MPRLHLGAWVDSGVDFLQSHLSWLFDAISSVVTGLYDGIEAVLSAPNPLLLAGVLAVAAWWLRGLLAALLAFAGFALVDSVGLWPDAMSTLALVVVATLVTLVIAIPLGIWASRSDRVSAVLKPVLDFMQTMPAMVYLIPGIIFFGVGVVPGIIATIIFSLAPGVRMTELGIRQVDAELVEAADAFGTTPRDTLVRVQLPLALPTIMAGVNQVIMLGLSMVVIAGMVGGGGLGGAVYRAIGSVDIGLGFEAGISIVILAMYLDRMTGALGRQVSPLGRRALAKARSAATGRAKVWGHRPQPVFAVAAAVVLSLVAGGLGVFGDAGKSEVNASGGAGVKNIGKGRQVSIGYIPWDEGIASTYLWKELLERRGYKVDARQLELGALFTGLAGGQIDFQTDSWLPVTQAEYWKKYGNKLDDLGSWYGPTSIELAVPSYVKDVKTLADLKGKGSQFKGRIIGIEPSAGAMGLLKDKVLPQYGLDGEYKVVDGSTPGMLAELKRAYEKKEPVAVVLWSPHWAYASYELTKLADPEGAWGTGDGIHSIARKGFAADEPKIAQWLRSFKMTEAQLTGLEAKIQEAGKGKEQEAVRAWLADHPEVDKLA
- a CDS encoding TetR/AcrR family transcriptional regulator — encoded protein: MTPERTPHLPGTPQASRTPQASRTPQAQRKSETRSRLIDAAAALFARKGFHAVSAEAVAEAAGRTTGALYSHFGGKEGLLLALLEVWKERTARELAAEIAAGDPADPAVHFSAMWGSLTRPHPEHGDSWLLLETELWLHAARGPLIGGRLAQRYAEIRAQLGEGLADWAEATGTPLTRPPQETGALVLGLLLGLSMQHRLEPGGVPDALVVEALATLLGLG